The genomic DNA CTGCCCAGAAACGACCAGCGGGATCACATTTTCCATCGTTAAAACGATTTTCTATTAAATGTTGTTCGGGGTCAAAAATATGTGTCAGTTTTTCTGTATTTACATTAATAGAATAAAAGCCGTTTTCCATAGCTAAGAGTAGTACATCCTCTAAATATGGAACAACACAGCCAATTTGTTGATTGAGAGCAATTACTCGGTTCGTATTAGCGGTAGGATTGTATATGCATAATTTTCTCTCCATAATATCAACCCAATATAAAAGTTGCTTTTTTTCATTCCAACATGGTCCTTCAGCTAAACTTGCTTTAGCATCTAAAACTAATTCTATATTACTGAACAAGATGTTCACCTCGCGTTATAAGATATTAATATAATTCGATAAGAATAGAGGTAAACCTTTTAGTCAAAGGATATTAAAATTTATAATGTAGAAAAATGACCTTCTCACAAGTGATTAAAAAAGTGTATAAACAAGGAGAGGAAAATGCATATGATGTTTTATGAAATTGTTTGCTTTTCTTGTAAGAATATATTTCGTGTTTACGAAGGTAGTGAAAAATATAAGCGATTTAAAGAGAAACCAAAAGGGGCATATTGTTGTGATGAGTGTAGCCACAAAATTCAATTAGAAGCGATAAAGAATTTTTTTAGATAATTTTACGATTTCGATTCGGAAAAGTTTGACAATAAAAGTGTTATAAATTATCATATTAAAAAACTAATATTTAAGGCATAG from Bacillus cereus G9842 includes the following:
- a CDS encoding DUF2197 domain-containing protein, with the protein product MHMMFYEIVCFSCKNIFRVYEGSEKYKRFKEKPKGAYCCDECSHKIQLEAIKNFFR